A single window of Bacteroidota bacterium DNA harbors:
- a CDS encoding ATP-binding protein gives MAKVQTKIFKLVLKSTPKEISKVEPFLKKVNRYIQFEEIQFHNLLVATTEAVNNSITHGNLRDPKKLVEITAAASTTTIEIHVCDEGRGINFKNIPNPLDEKNLLRENGRGIFIIQQFMDSVQFNRSATGSEVIMKLRKRKSKT, from the coding sequence ATGGCAAAAGTTCAGACAAAAATTTTTAAATTAGTTTTGAAAAGCACTCCGAAAGAAATATCTAAAGTTGAACCATTTCTAAAAAAAGTGAACCGATATATACAATTTGAAGAAATTCAATTTCATAATTTGCTTGTTGCAACAACCGAAGCAGTGAACAACAGTATTACTCACGGCAATTTGAGAGACCCGAAGAAATTAGTTGAAATTACAGCAGCTGCATCTACCACAACCATTGAGATACATGTTTGCGACGAAGGCAGAGGAATAAATTTCAAAAATATTCCTAACCCTTTAGACGAAAAAAATTTACTGCGTGAGAACGGGAGAGGTATATTTATAATACAACAATTTATGGACAGCGTACAATTTAATCGTAGTGCAACCGGAAGTGAAGTTATTATGAAACTGAGGAAGCGGAAATCAAAAACTTAA